In Pleurocapsa sp. PCC 7319, the following are encoded in one genomic region:
- a CDS encoding alpha-mannosidase, which translates to MAHNFVVTIEQVINKLRQLVQLEVQHSWRDITLLNIININSNLARINLQECPTASANEKGYIVFPQGRQLRWLAQKIVIPPTLQGYSVSGLSLRLVLTWWAEEAQIFINGELVQQGDLFDSSARVMITEDAQPGNEYTVAICLVSPNHDIGALMRSHLVYEKIDIPKSVDPGLVADELTVLFKYISQFEPENLEILATELTSFDWSNLQSAEKFARDLANLRVRLLPLAKNIKQRCFNLLGHAHLDMAWLWTTDETYEVAERTFKSVLSLQQDFPHLTFGHTSPALYEWMEINRPQLFALIKSAVKSNKWEVLGGMWIEPETNLVSGESLIRQLLYGQQYYLAKFGEISKIAWLPDSFGFTWQLPQIFKQCGIEYFVTGKLHWNDTTKFPLGCFWWESPDGTQLLTVMSPPNVTGVMDTNPITMTNYAIEWETQTGLQDIFWLPGVGDHGGGPTRDMLEVAEKWHNSPFFPEIEFSTATDYLKKISQPRNNNNHINNFQSSIPIWQDEIYLELHRGCYTTHGDQKKYNRYCERLLYQAELWSTWATLLCQDQFLNHLQLLDKISIPERENLNLADWQKLIEIAWKKVLFNQFHDILPGTSIPEVFTEANQDWETAIALGEQILQTALKAIASSIALPTPPQPDARPLVVFNSLNWERSEIVTVNIENTEFTVFDCLGNPVRSQIVEAVISFEGESQFKAEQQLIFLAEDIPSVGYRLFWLCPNKTSPQRTTLDQQEFMLENQYLKVVVDSETGNLNSIYDKQNRRELLSDPGNKLEAFADRGQYWDAWNIDPEYEQKQLPDPELKSIQWIEDEKLEQRIRVIKHLNQSEFIQDIILQGNSPILKIANTVDWQETHVMLKVAFPLNLNSDYVTCEIPCGTIARTTKPKTAADKAKWEGSTLNWLDLTLNNGQYGVSILNDCKYGYDAKPNQLRLTLLRSPVWPDPQSDRGIHHFTYAIYPHNNGWQSAKTVQKAYELNTSLQTVLLDSNNLNNQTYQQLSPRSELLNLSADNLILMALKLSKNQELIMRCYESQGEASNLSIKSDLNLQQDSLLDCLENKTKKATEELYKIEPYKIEPYKIVTLKLRTETDSSSSYRNGNS; encoded by the coding sequence GTGGCTCATAACTTTGTTGTAACCATAGAGCAAGTCATCAATAAACTACGCCAGCTAGTTCAATTAGAGGTACAGCATAGTTGGCGTGACATTACACTATTAAACATAATCAACATCAACAGTAATTTAGCGAGGATTAATCTTCAAGAATGCCCGACTGCATCAGCCAATGAAAAAGGTTATATAGTTTTTCCTCAGGGAAGACAATTAAGATGGTTGGCACAAAAGATTGTTATTCCTCCAACACTTCAGGGTTATTCTGTGTCAGGTTTAAGCTTACGCTTAGTATTAACTTGGTGGGCAGAAGAGGCTCAGATATTTATTAATGGGGAATTGGTGCAGCAAGGTGACTTGTTTGACTCTTCAGCACGGGTAATGATTACTGAGGATGCTCAACCAGGTAATGAATACACAGTTGCAATCTGCTTAGTTAGCCCTAATCATGACATAGGAGCCTTAATGCGATCGCATTTAGTTTATGAAAAAATAGATATTCCTAAAAGTGTCGATCCTGGCTTGGTAGCAGATGAGCTTACAGTTTTATTTAAATATATTTCCCAGTTTGAACCGGAAAACCTAGAAATCTTAGCAACAGAATTAACAAGTTTTGATTGGAGTAATCTGCAATCCGCTGAGAAGTTTGCTCGGGATTTAGCTAATCTGCGAGTAAGACTATTACCTCTAGCCAAAAATATTAAACAACGTTGTTTCAACTTACTTGGTCATGCCCATCTAGATATGGCTTGGCTCTGGACTACTGACGAAACTTATGAGGTAGCCGAACGTACTTTTAAATCCGTACTGAGTTTACAACAGGATTTTCCCCATCTGACTTTTGGTCATACAAGTCCGGCTTTATATGAATGGATGGAGATTAATCGTCCTCAACTGTTTGCATTAATTAAATCTGCAGTTAAGTCAAATAAATGGGAAGTTTTAGGAGGAATGTGGATCGAACCGGAAACTAACCTCGTTAGTGGAGAATCTTTAATTCGACAATTACTCTATGGTCAACAATATTATTTGGCGAAATTTGGCGAAATTAGCAAAATAGCTTGGTTGCCCGATAGCTTTGGTTTTACCTGGCAACTTCCTCAAATCTTCAAACAATGTGGGATTGAATATTTTGTTACCGGTAAACTGCATTGGAACGATACCACTAAGTTTCCTTTGGGGTGTTTTTGGTGGGAGTCTCCCGATGGGACACAGTTGCTGACTGTGATGTCTCCTCCCAACGTTACGGGAGTTATGGATACTAACCCGATTACCATGACTAACTATGCTATTGAATGGGAAACCCAAACAGGTTTGCAGGATATCTTTTGGCTACCGGGAGTAGGAGATCATGGCGGTGGTCCTACGAGAGATATGTTAGAAGTAGCCGAGAAATGGCATAATTCCCCCTTTTTTCCGGAAATTGAGTTTTCCACTGCCACTGATTATTTGAAAAAGATATCTCAACCTAGAAATAACAACAATCACATCAATAATTTCCAGTCCTCAATACCTATCTGGCAAGACGAAATATATTTAGAGCTACATCGAGGTTGCTACACTACCCATGGAGATCAGAAAAAATATAATCGCTATTGTGAAAGATTACTTTATCAAGCGGAGTTATGGTCAACTTGGGCAACTTTACTTTGTCAAGACCAATTCTTGAATCATTTACAATTGCTCGATAAGATTTCGATTCCTGAACGAGAAAATCTTAATTTAGCAGATTGGCAAAAACTGATTGAAATTGCCTGGAAAAAAGTCTTATTTAATCAGTTTCACGATATTTTACCTGGTACTTCTATTCCTGAAGTATTTACGGAAGCGAACCAGGACTGGGAAACTGCGATCGCCCTCGGCGAGCAAATACTTCAAACCGCCTTAAAAGCGATCGCCTCAAGTATTGCTCTTCCTACCCCACCTCAACCTGATGCTCGACCCTTAGTTGTTTTTAATTCTCTTAATTGGGAGCGATCAGAAATAGTAACAGTAAACATCGAAAATACAGAATTTACGGTGTTTGATTGTCTAGGAAATCCTGTGCGATCGCAGATTGTGGAAGCAGTAATATCTTTTGAAGGAGAATCACAATTTAAAGCCGAGCAGCAATTAATTTTCTTAGCTGAAGATATTCCCTCTGTGGGATATCGTTTATTTTGGCTGTGTCCTAATAAGACTTCTCCTCAAAGAACAACTTTAGACCAGCAAGAATTTATGCTTGAGAATCAATATTTAAAAGTGGTTGTTGATTCTGAAACTGGTAACTTAAATAGTATCTACGATAAACAAAATCGCCGAGAATTACTATCTGACCCAGGAAACAAATTAGAAGCTTTTGCAGATCGAGGGCAATATTGGGATGCTTGGAATATCGATCCCGAATACGAACAAAAGCAATTACCCGATCCAGAATTAAAATCAATTCAATGGATTGAAGACGAAAAGCTCGAACAACGAATCAGAGTAATCAAGCATCTTAATCAATCAGAATTCATTCAAGATATTATCTTGCAAGGCAATTCACCGATATTAAAAATAGCCAATACAGTTGATTGGCAAGAAACTCATGTGATGCTTAAGGTGGCGTTTCCCCTCAATCTAAACAGCGATTATGTTACCTGTGAAATTCCCTGCGGAACAATAGCCAGAACAACTAAGCCCAAGACAGCAGCAGATAAAGCTAAGTGGGAAGGGTCAACCCTTAATTGGCTCGATCTAACTCTTAATAATGGTCAATATGGCGTTAGCATTCTCAATGATTGCAAGTATGGTTACGATGCCAAACCCAATCAGTTACGATTAACTTTGTTACGTTCTCCTGTATGGCCCGATCCCCAGAGCGATCGAGGAATTCATCATTTTACCTATGCAATATATCCCCATAATAATGGTTGGCAATCAGCTAAAACAGTACAAAAGGCATATGAGTTAAATACTTCACTACAAACTGTATTGCTCGATAGTAATAACTTGAATAATCAAACTTATCAGCAATTATCTCCTAGGAGCGAGTTGTTAAACTTATCAGCCGACAATTTAATCTTAATGGCTTTAAAACTATCCAAAAATCAAGAACTAATTATGCGTTGCTATGAATCTCAGGGAGAAGCAAGTAATCTG